In Nocardioides sp. JS614, the sequence GCGCTGAGCTCCTCGGCGAGCATGTTGATGCCGAAGATCACCGCGTCCAGGTCCTCGTCGCCGGCGATCCGGGCGCCGCGGGCATCGAGGTCGCCGGTCGCCAGCCTGGTCAGCAGCTCGATGACGGGCTGGATCCGCTCGTGGCTGGTCATGGCTGCGCCTGGAGCCAGGCGATCGCGTCGGCCTCGGAGCCGAACATCCGGACCGGGTTCTCGCCGCGCTTGAGGCCCAGGAAGAAGTTCGCGAGCATCCGTGCCGGTGCGTTGTCGGCGACCAGCGCGACCGCGCGGTAGTGCGGGTTCTGGTCGATGAAGTACTCGCGGGCGTCACGGTCGATCTGCACGCCGTCGCGCAGGTCCACCAGCGAGAGCACCCGGCCCCGACCCAGGGCGTGGATCTCCTCGTCGATGGCCTTCGCCAGGGCGAGGTCGCAGTGCGCGCCCGGCTGCCAGTCCGTGCGCGCCACGCCGGCGCGCTCGTCCCACGAGACCCGGTAGCCCTTGTCTGCGGTCGCCACAGCGTCACCCCTCAACTCATCCCCACGCCCAGCGTAGGTCAGGTGCCCCCCGGCATTCATGAAGATCGGCAGGCTCGAGACCGGTCTGAGGGCGCGAGAGAGTCGTCCAGATCACGACGTGCCGAGTCCGGATGTGCGGGGGCAGGGCGGGTGACCCTCAGCTCGGATCCAGCTCAGCGGAAGGCGCAGCTGCCGCTGAGGCCGCACCGGCGCAGGATCATCGCCGCCGGGCAGAAGCCGGTGAAGCTGGACTGCAGCAGGTTGAGGCCGACGAAGGTGGTCAGCAGCAGCCACCAGGGAGAGACGAGGGCGACGAGCAGGACGCTGATCAGGATGAGGGTGCCGGCGAGGGTGAGAACGGCGCGGTCGATGCTCATGAGTACGGCGGGTCCTTCGGCTTCGGGGTTGCGGGCAGGCGGGGTCGGGACGAGCGAGGTCCAAAGGCCCGGTCGTCGGGTCTCTGGACCCTCGTCCCACTATACCCCGGGGGGTATATCTGGTGTCACCTCGGGTACACCCGGAGAGAGGCTCGAGAGATGCGCAAGAAGGTCCTGGTGCTCGGCGCCAACTTCGGAGGACTGACCGCGGCGCTCGCGGTCCGGCACGAGCTGGACGGCGACGTCGACGTGACGGTGGTCTCCGCCAGTGACCACTTCCTGTTCAACCCCCTGCCCGCTGACGGGGAGCGGCTGCCGTTCGGCTTCGGCATGGTGGTGCCGCCGTTCGTCGGGCAGGACTTCCTCACCCGGTCCGACGGCCTGGCGGACGAGAAGGGCTACGTGCAGGTGCGCCCGACCTACCAGAGCGAGAAGTACGACGACGTCTACGCGGTCGGCGTGGCTGCGGCCGTGGACGTGCCGTGGCAGACCCCGACGCCGGTCGGGATCCCCAAGACCGGGTTCCCGGCCGAGGTGATGGCGCACACCGCCGCCGCCAACATCGCCGCGCAGGTCAAGGGCGAGGTCCCGACCCGGACGAAGTCGTTCGGGGACATCAAGGCGGTCTGTGTGATGGACGCCGGAAACAACGGCGTGATCCTCCTCGCCGACAAGATGCTGCCGCCGCGCAAGCACGGGGTGCTGATCCCGGGCCCGCAGGCGCACCTGATGAAGCTCGGCTTCGAGAAGTACTTCCTCTGGAAGATGCGCCACCGCCACGTCCAGCTGCCCTGACCCCCCACACGTCGGTCGTCCCGACTCCGGCGGCCGGCGAGGGCGAGGGGGACGGCCGTGGCGGTCGCTCAGGCGACCGCCACGGCCGCGCCCGCTGCCGCGAGCACGACCACGAACCCCCCGAGCTCGACCATGCCGATGGTGCCGGGCCGCATCCCGGACCAGTCGCGGCGCAGCGCACGGGCCGCGAGCACCGCGAAGCCGGGTACCAGGAGCCAGCCCGCCGGCAGCCCCCAGACGAGCGCGAGCAGCGGGGAGGCGAGCAGGCAGGCCACGGCGAACGCGCGAGACGCCCGGGCGTACCGCGGGTCCCGGCGCTCGCGCAGCAGCGACTTCACGTGCAGCGTCGAGCCGAGCAGGACGACCGCGCACACCAGCGCGAGCAGCCACGCCTGGTCCGGCACGGCCGCGAGCAGTCCCGCGGGCATCGACTCGTCGGGGTCGTCGCCGACCAACCCGGTCACCACGACGATCCCCGAGCACTGGGCCACGAACACCGCGTCGTTGACGAGGTCCCGCTCCCGGTTGCGCCGGGCGTACGCGAGGTTGACGGCGAACGAGGCGAGGTAGAGCAGCGCGACCCACAGCAGCCACGGCCGCATCACCGCCACCGCGAGACCGGCCGGGGCGAACAGCGCGGCCCACACGAGAAGGGGCCGGCGGAACCGCTCCGGCCTGCGCGCCCGGACGTAGCTGAGCACGAAGTACGACGCCGGGTAGGCGGCGATCCACGCCCAGGCGAGCGGCAGCCAGGCCCAGGCCGGGTCCCCGACCAGGAAGCCGAGCGCCAGCGGGAGCCCCAGGAACGCCCACGCGCCGTGCTGCGGCGGGAACAGCGAGGTGCGCTGTGCGGTGCGGTTCCGGGGTGCGTGGTCGGGCGCGGTCACGACTCGAGCCTAGGAGCCTGGGCAGCGATCCGTGGTGCCACCGCGTGTGCGCCGGACCACAGGGAATGCGGACCCCTGGGCGATTGCTGTGTACGATGGTCATCGCACCCGGTCGCACGTCGTGGACCGGTGCCCCACGCCGAGTCCCGGCCATCTCGCCCGGTCTCTCGATCTCGTAGGTCTGCGCCATCGATCCTGCGGATCCGTGGAACCAGTACGCCGACGAGCGCACCGCCCCGGGGCGCCCAGGTCGTCGTCCTTCAGAACGAGCACACTCCGGAGGAGGGGTTCTTGGCTCGACAGGGCCAGCGCCAGTCGGCAGGTCGCCGTGCCCCCGCACGCAACCAGCGTCGTGGCGGCCGCGCGCTCGACAACGAGGGCATCATCCCGGTGCTCGCCCGCGCGGTGCGCGAGGTGGAGACCGCCGTCCAGCGCGGCGCGGTGTCCCCGTCGACCCGCACGAAGTTCCAGGTCGTCGCCC encodes:
- a CDS encoding STAS/SEC14 domain-containing protein codes for the protein MATADKGYRVSWDERAGVARTDWQPGAHCDLALAKAIDEEIHALGRGRVLSLVDLRDGVQIDRDAREYFIDQNPHYRAVALVADNAPARMLANFFLGLKRGENPVRMFGSEADAIAWLQAQP
- a CDS encoding YgaP family membrane protein is translated as MSIDRAVLTLAGTLILISVLLVALVSPWWLLLTTFVGLNLLQSSFTGFCPAAMILRRCGLSGSCAFR
- a CDS encoding YwiC-like family protein; this translates as MTAPDHAPRNRTAQRTSLFPPQHGAWAFLGLPLALGFLVGDPAWAWLPLAWAWIAAYPASYFVLSYVRARRPERFRRPLLVWAALFAPAGLAVAVMRPWLLWVALLYLASFAVNLAYARRNRERDLVNDAVFVAQCSGIVVVTGLVGDDPDESMPAGLLAAVPDQAWLLALVCAVVLLGSTLHVKSLLRERRDPRYARASRAFAVACLLASPLLALVWGLPAGWLLVPGFAVLAARALRRDWSGMRPGTIGMVELGGFVVVLAAAGAAVAVA